Proteins encoded by one window of Dyella humicola:
- the yccS gene encoding YccS family putative transporter: protein MPAATLAHRWRRLRGSDRFAECLRVLLALGGAAAWCFAVDRLDAVSPALLGVIACALAETEDHWRNRLSTLLVTLACFAVSSFAVQWLFPYPIAFALGLPLATFVLVMLGAISERYATVAGATLLLAVYAMIGADQAGMVIDPWHQPLILLAGAAWYGVLSLSWSVVAPQQAVRHSLARLFDALADCLAGKAALFMPVHGVDREALQLALAMKNERVVEALNDTRLVLIDRIGARRPRGATAERLRLYFMAQDIHERISSTHYPYDALAEALFHSDVLFRCEHLLQLEARNCRQRAEALRLRAETPVAIETRASARDLQGAVMALRAQVHPPAEHVLRSLDALVRNLLAIQAQLQGETPVGLPAAGADSTLQNPSPQSLGEAWTRIRLQLTRQSFRFRHALRLGIALLAGYAVLHAVHPRHGYWILLTTLLVCQPSYGATRIRLVQRMIGTLIGLVLGWATLRLLPFGPWQMPLIVASGVMFFAARLRRYATATAAITLFVVLCFNQVGNGYEVILPRLLDTLIGAAIAALAMRFILPDWQGRRFDDVLADTVRSDARYLAQIMAQYASGRRDDLDYRVARREAHNAHATLSSALAKMLREPGRHRSGSETLLRFLATAHVLLGQLSALGANRQAMPAGPARETVVQVGGFTVKALEQLAQALAKRSATSGDECGQVPTDAPCLQSAGDETARLVLGQLSQVLAQRDRLAALSRELTLV, encoded by the coding sequence ATGCCTGCTGCCACTCTCGCCCATCGCTGGCGCCGCCTGCGCGGTTCCGATCGCTTTGCCGAATGTCTGCGCGTCTTGCTCGCGTTGGGCGGTGCTGCGGCCTGGTGTTTCGCCGTCGACCGTCTCGACGCCGTGAGCCCGGCCCTGCTTGGCGTGATTGCCTGCGCTTTGGCGGAGACCGAGGACCATTGGCGCAACCGCCTGAGTACCCTGCTGGTGACACTGGCCTGCTTCGCCGTGTCGTCCTTCGCGGTGCAATGGCTATTCCCTTACCCCATCGCGTTCGCGCTAGGCCTGCCGCTGGCCACTTTCGTGCTGGTGATGCTGGGCGCCATCAGCGAGCGCTACGCCACGGTGGCAGGCGCCACGTTGCTGTTGGCGGTGTACGCGATGATTGGCGCCGACCAGGCCGGCATGGTCATCGACCCGTGGCACCAGCCATTGATCCTGCTGGCAGGCGCGGCCTGGTACGGCGTGCTTTCTCTGTCATGGAGCGTGGTGGCGCCGCAACAAGCCGTACGGCACTCGCTGGCGCGTCTGTTCGACGCACTGGCCGACTGCCTCGCGGGCAAGGCCGCTCTGTTCATGCCAGTCCATGGGGTCGATCGGGAAGCCTTGCAGCTTGCGCTGGCCATGAAGAACGAACGCGTGGTGGAAGCGCTCAACGACACGCGATTGGTCCTGATCGACCGCATCGGCGCGAGGCGTCCGCGGGGCGCCACGGCCGAACGCCTGCGACTGTATTTCATGGCGCAGGATATCCATGAGCGCATCAGCTCCACGCATTACCCGTATGACGCGCTTGCCGAAGCGCTGTTCCACAGTGATGTGCTATTTCGCTGCGAGCACCTGCTGCAACTTGAAGCGCGCAACTGTCGCCAGCGCGCGGAAGCGTTGCGTCTGCGAGCGGAGACGCCCGTGGCTATCGAGACCCGCGCATCGGCACGGGATCTCCAAGGCGCCGTCATGGCGCTGCGCGCGCAAGTCCATCCACCCGCCGAGCACGTGCTGCGCTCGCTCGATGCGCTGGTGCGCAACCTCCTGGCGATCCAGGCGCAGCTGCAAGGTGAAACGCCTGTCGGGTTGCCCGCTGCCGGGGCAGATAGCACCCTGCAGAATCCCAGCCCGCAATCGCTCGGCGAAGCCTGGACGCGCATCCGCCTCCAGCTGACCCGACAATCGTTCCGCTTTCGCCATGCGCTACGACTCGGCATCGCACTGCTGGCGGGCTATGCCGTGCTACACGCGGTGCATCCACGGCACGGTTACTGGATCCTGCTGACCACCTTGCTGGTGTGCCAGCCCAGTTATGGTGCGACGCGCATCCGGCTGGTACAGCGCATGATCGGCACCCTCATCGGGCTGGTGCTTGGCTGGGCCACGCTACGGCTGCTGCCGTTCGGTCCCTGGCAGATGCCGCTGATCGTGGCGTCGGGCGTGATGTTTTTTGCCGCCCGTTTGCGCCGCTATGCCACGGCCACCGCAGCGATCACGCTGTTTGTCGTGCTCTGCTTCAATCAGGTCGGCAACGGCTACGAAGTCATATTGCCGCGCCTGCTCGACACCCTGATCGGCGCCGCCATCGCCGCGCTGGCGATGCGCTTTATCCTGCCGGACTGGCAGGGCCGCCGGTTTGACGATGTGCTGGCCGACACGGTGCGTAGCGACGCGCGCTATCTCGCCCAGATCATGGCGCAATACGCCAGCGGTCGCCGCGACGATCTGGACTATCGCGTGGCCCGTCGCGAGGCACACAACGCCCATGCCACACTCAGCAGTGCGCTGGCCAAGATGCTGCGCGAACCTGGGCGGCACCGTAGCGGCAGCGAGACGCTGCTGCGCTTTCTGGCCACCGCCCATGTCTTGCTGGGCCAACTCTCGGCACTGGGCGCGAACCGCCAGGCGATGCCAGCGGGCCCCGCGCGCGAGACCGTTGTCCAGGTTGGCGGGTTCACCGTGAAGGCGCTGGAGCAACTGGCGCAAGCCCTCGCCAAGCGCAGCGCCACGTCCGGCGACGAATGCGGACAGGTCCCAACGGACGCCCCTTGCCTCCAGAGCGCTGGCGATGAAACGGCCAGACTGGTGCTCGGACAGCTCTCCCAGGTGCTCGCCCAGCGCGATCGCCTCGCCGCCTTATCGAGAGAACTTACGCTCGTGTGA